A region of the Muricauda sp. MAR_2010_75 genome:
CCAACTGTCTCCATTATTGGAAATAAACTCATCGCCCCGAACCCCTGCTACGGTAGCCGTAAACGAAAATGCGGTACGAAGATCATGATAGCTGTCTATGTTCACCTCCACCCAATCCCCATCAAATGTATCACGTCTGCCCATACGTTTTACAATGCTGTCCGGTGCTGAATCAAACGCGCGTATGGCAAAATACAGGTACTTGGCGTCATAAACTACCTTGAATTTGGTCTGGAAGCTGGGTTCAGTACTTTCATCAGGGCTGTATTCGATAAAATCTCCACTCCACTCCACCAGTTGCCACACGGATTCATCAATGTTACCATCTATTTCAGGAGGTTTTTCATGAGCAATGGAAGTAGTCATGTATTTCTTTTTTTCAATGATTTGGGCTTCCAAATCATATATTGGTGCCAGCATGATCACTACTGGCAACAAAAAAATATTTCTCATCCAAGTGTGGTTGACATCAACACCACTAAGGTTTCCCAAAACCCATTTTTGGATAACAGGAAACCTACTGGGCAGCTTGAGCCACCTTTATGGTGATTGATTGCGTTTTTTGATTGATAAAAAACCTTGCGTTTTCAGGCTAAATTTAGGCGATGCCTAAAGTGGGTTGCCAAGAATGAATTGAATAACCTTGATTTTGATGTGAATGTCCAAGTATCTGATTTGAAACCCCTTCATCCTGAAATATAAGACTGGACCCTCATCCGAAAAAAAGCCAATTGTTTTATATTTTCGATTAAATTGCGACGATGGCTCACAGGGTAATTATTGTTGATGACGAATTGCTGGCACGCAAGCGTATTGCCGAATTACTTCGTATGCGCCCAGAATTTCGAATTGAAGCGGAATGTGCCAATGGCGAAGAGGCTGTAGTGCAAATCAACCGTCTTGCTCCCGATGTTCTTTTCTTGGATGTGGAGCTTAAAGACCTTACGGGTTTTGATGTGCTCCAACAACTTACACTCCAAAAAATACCCTTGATCGTTTTCATCACAGCTTACGATAATTATGCCATCCAGGCTTTCAATAATTATGCGCTTGACTTTCTGTTGAAACCCTTCAAAAACCAGCGCTTTTTTGAAACCTTGGACCGTATTGAGGAGCGGATAAAACTGAATGCAAACGGGACCGATATCAGAAAATTTTTGATGGAAGTTCAAGGAGGTGCCCCAAGCCCATTGGCATCCCGATTGCCCATTCGTGAAAACAACAGAACGGTTTTTGTGAACAAGGACCGTATTAAGTATATCTGTGCATCTAGCTATTATTCAGATATTTATAGTTTGGAAAAGAAATATACCGTTCGGGAATCCTTGAAAAATCTTATGCCCCAGTTGAATGTCCACAAGTTTGTGAGAATCCATAGATCAACCATTATCAATATAGATTATATGCAAGAATTGGTGCATTCAGACTACAATGAAATGGATGTGCGCATGCAAGATCAGGAATTGTTCAGAATCAGTAAATCGTATAAAAAAGAGTTTCTTCAAAAATTGGGATTGGGCTAATGTGGAACATCATAAAAAAATACAGTGAAAAGCGGCTAATCATCTATTTGGTGGTCTTCTATACTTTCGTTGCCCTTATTGAGTTTTTACGTGGTTTCTACTTTTTGTACAGTGGCCCACAACGGGTTACGGATGACCTTGTGGGTCTTGCCATGGTAAGCTTTATCGATTGGGCGGTTGTACTGCTGTACATGTGCTCTGTTTCGTTGCTCACCAAATATCTGTTGCTAAAACGGGTCGCTTGGGTCAAGATCATTCCCCTGCATATTGTACTGAGCATCATAATAAGTTATCTGGTGGGGTTTATCTCACCTTTGCTTTTGGACTATTCCATGATCAATGCCGATTTTGCCTTTTTTGAAAAGGTGACCCATACCTTTTTTTTTAATGTGACAACCAACATTTTGTTGTATAGCTCCATGACATTAATCATCTATGCCTATTTCTATCTGCAACAAATCAAGGATCAGGAAATCCGCAACAAGGTGTTGGAGAACAGTTTGATCAAGTTCAAATTAAAGACTTTGGAGAGCCAACTGAACCCACACTTTCTTTTCAACACTCTGAACAGTATCTCCAGTCTTATTCCCAATAACCCAGATGCCGCTCAGGATATGGTGGCCGACATCAGTTTTTTGCTTCGGAAGTTCTTGAGCATAGACAATAAAAATTTCATTACCGTTCGGGAGGAGTTGGAAATTTTGGACTACTACACCAATATTTTAAAACAGCGGTTTCAGGAAGATTTGGTCATTACCAAACAAGTAGAGGAATCTTTGCTGCATAAACAGATTCCACGATTACTGATTCAACCTATAATTGAGAACTCCATAAAGCATGGGTTTTCACAGAAAAACAAAAAACTGCGCATTCATTTGTCGATTGCCAAAAATGAAGATTCCATAGAACTTTCAGTGGAGAACAACGGTAAAAAATTACCCAAATTCCCCATTTATTCCAACAGCGGTATTGGTATTATCAATATTAAGGAACGGCTACAGGCATTGTATCACGGTAAGTCCGACTTCCATTTTGAGAACATGTCCAACGGGGTGAGGACCATCATTACCATTCCCAATAACTAAACTGTAAAACTTCCAATGCAGTATTCGAGCGGTTCACATCAAATTCATAGCAGACTAAATCAATTCTGGAAAAATTGCCCTTTTAAAGCTTGATTTTAGCATTGTTTTCAAAACGATGGTTTTGTTTGATGATTTATGCTTAAGCCAACTTTTTTAGTTGGCTTTAGTTCTTATTGACACCAGCTTATGATCAAAAAATTCTTAGGGCTACTGTTCATTCTAATGGTCGGCCAAGCACATGCACAAACGGCGTTTAAAGGTAAAATTGTGGACTCCAATGGTGAGGCGATTGCTTTTGCCAATGTGGTGGCTATGAGTGAAACCGATTCCACCTTAATTAAAGGTGCCATTACTGATATGGATGGTTTGTTCACTATCGACATAAAACAACCTGAAAATTCCTTTCTTTCCATTTCGTATGTTGGATACAAGACCAAGGTGATTTCGGATTTATCCACAACCAATCTGGGAGACATTCCTTTGGAAGACCAGGCTCAAGAGCTGCAAGAGGTGGCCGTTGTGGCCCAAAAACCTTTCATCCAAAAAGAGCAGGATAAACTCGTCCTTAATATTGAAAACAGCATCGTAAACACAGGTAATTCCACCATGGAAATTTTGGAGAAAGCACCTGGAGTGATTGTAGATCAAGATGATAATATATCCCTCAGTGGCCGAACCGGGGTGCGCATTTATATTGATGGAAAGGATACCCGTTTGCAAGGCGAGCAATTGGCTAATCTTTTGCGAAGTCTTCCCTCTTCCAACATTGAAAAGGTAGAGATTATCACCAACCCATCCGTGCGTTATGAAGCTCAGGGTAATGCGGGAATCATTAACATTGTCACCAAAAAAGGAAAATTGTATGGCACCAATGGCAGTTTGACCTTAAGTCCGGGCTATGGACGCTATTTTCGTTGGAACAGTTCCGTGGATTTTAATCACCGAACCGAAAAATTCAACCTCTACGGTCAGTATTCTTACACCGACCGAAACCAATACCAAGAGATTGTGATTGACCGAACTTTTTTGGACGGGGAGCAACCTATGGGCTATTACGACCTTCAAAATGATTTTGAACTCCCTTTAAAAACCCATACGGGACGATTGGGTTTGGATTTTACAGCTAGTGAAAAAACCACCCTTGGGTTACTCTTCACAGGCCTCAATAATGGCAATAAAAACATTTCTACCAGTAATATATTGGGTTACAATACAGACCGTGAATTGATTTCAGAAGAAAACACCGATACCAATATCAATTCAGAATGGAACCAACTCACCGCCAATTTTAATGCTAGACATTCGTTTACCGATAAAAGCATCCTGACCTTTAATTTTGACCATGCGCGTTACAGCAATTGGTCCGACCAAAGGTTTGTTTCAAACTTTGAATTCTTCGAGGATAATACCACTGCTCAAGACATTCTTTTAGGCGATATTGATGGCTATTTGAACCTCACTGGGCTTACCTTGGATTACGAACTCACTTTGGAAAATGGGGATAGACTTGAAGCGGGTTGGAAAAATACCTGGGTGAAATCCGACAATGACCTAGCGTATGTCAACGACAACAACGGGGTTATCACGCCCAACACTAATTTGAGCAATCACTTTATCTACGATGAAGATATTTATGCAGCTTATGTGAGCTACAACCTCAACCGCGAAAAATGGAATGCGCAGTTTGGGTTACGTGCAGAAAACACCACCGTAACCGGAAACCAGATTACCACTAATACCGTCAATGAGCAGGACTATTTGAACTTATTCCCAACGGCTTCTTATAACTACACGTTTAATGAAAACCATACATTGGGATTATCCGCTGGACGGCGAATCGATAGACCGGGCTACGGCCAGTTGAATCCTTTCCGGACCTTTGTGAATACCAATACCTACCGTGAGGGAAATCCATATCTGCAACCTCAATTTACTTGGGTGAGCGAGGTCAACTACACCTTTAAACAGCGTTATTATTTTGCGTTTAATGTGGGGTATACCGAGAATGTCCTTACCATGGCCATTGTCCGTGATGGGGATGAGGAAGTGGTCATTGTACGCCCCATTAACATTGCCAATTTAAAGAGCTATTCCTTTGTGGCAAGTCTACCCATAAAATTCAGTAATTGGTGGCAAAGTAACTGGAACCTCAACGCTTCGCTTAACGATTTTGACGGAGAAATCAATGGATTTGATTTTGACCGAAACAATCCCGTGGTCAGCCTCAACACCAACCACAGTTTCGGCCTTGGAAAGGGTTACCGATTGCAGGCTGGAGCCTTTTATTTGCTCCCCCACTACGCTACCATCACCAAGGCTCGAACCATTTCGTCCTTTTCACTGGGACTTCAAAAAAATCTATTTAATGATGCCATGACACTTCGATTCAATGTCAACGATATTTTCTGGAACCAATACCCTACGGGAAGAACACGATTTGGGAACTTGGATGATACCTTCACCAGCTATCGCGATACACGATATGCCACCCTTTCGGTTTCATGGCGGTTTGGTAAACAATCTGTGCAGCCCGTTCGCAGAAGACAATCCGAAATTCAGGAAGAAATGAACCGAGCACGGCAGGAAAACAATAACCAAAGCTAAGCTTCCCAACCCTATGATGTAGTTCGAAAAAGTTCTAACTTTAATACCCTGAACTTTTTGGAAGCTTGTATACCATAATCGACATAGAGACCACTGGAAATGGCATAAAGGGAAACAAAATCACCGAAATTGCCATTTTTAAGTTCGATGAAGATCAAATTGTGGACGAATTCACCTCTTTGGTGAATCCACAATGTCCCATTCCTTATTTTATAACGGGACTTACCGGAATTGATGACGATATGGTGAAGGATGCGCCTACCTTTCAAGAAATTTCACAATCCATCCAAGACATTACCGAGGGATGTGTCTTTGTGGCCCATGCCGTGAATTTTGATTATGGGGTGATTAAGGAAGAATTCCGCCAAATTGGGGTTGATTTTACCCGAAAAAAACTCTGCACTGTCCGTTTGTCCCGAAAATTGATTCCCGGACTACGCTCCTACAGCTTAGGTAAACTCTGCTCTGCCATACAAATTCCATTGACGGATAGGCACCGTGCTCGGGGAGATGCCCATGCTACTACCCTACTTTTTCAAAAATTATTGAACACGCCCAATGCGGAACCCGTTTTTCAAAAGTTTTTGAATGCCCGAAGTCAAGAGGCCACCCTGCCACCACATCTGCCCAAATCAGTTTTTGATAAAATCCCACCAAAACCCGGTATCTACTATTTTAAAAACCAGCAAGGAGAAATCATTTACGTGGGAAAGGCCATCAATCTCAAAAAAAGAGTGTTGGGCCATTTTTATGACAAGAGCATCAAAGAAACCCAAATGTGCAGCGAAACTGCAGATATTGACTTTAAACTTTCAGGAAGTGAATTGGTGGCACTGCTTATGGAATCCGCTGAAATCAAACGACTGTTTCCACTTTACAATCGCGCTCAAAAACGAACGCTGAAGCAATATGCCATTTTTGAGTATGAAGATAGGAATGGTATCCGGCATTTGGCATTCAATACCCTTAAGGGTATTCCCAATCCGCTAAAAGTATTTTATAACCAAACGGATTGTAGGGCTTATTTGGAGGAAATATGCAAAAATTTTGCGTTATGTCCTAAATATTGCCATTTGCAGCAGACCAATGCAGCCTGTTCCCACCATAGAATTACCACATGTGAGGGGATTTGTCGTGCCGAAGAACCTATTGAAATCTACAACGAAAAGGTACGGACGGCCATTTCAGCAATGAAGGCCTTGGAATCTGAAGTGCGAATCATCCGAGAAAAAGGAAGGAATGCTAATGAGCAGGCTGTAGTTTTGATTTCGGAAGGGGTTTATAAAGGGTACGGGTTTATTGACCAAGAAATGGATGTCTCCACTTTGGAGGATATCGAGTCCTTCATCATCCCACAAAAAAATACCTTGGAAGCCCAACGGATTGTGGAATCCCTATTACCCAAATTGGAGTCCTTTGTGCTATAGCCCTTTGATTTTTCGGTACATCCGTACCACAAAGGCTATCCAAAAGACAATAATCAGGGCAACTACAACAATGTAAGGAAGTATGATTTCCATAATTGGATTGGTTTTGGTCATGTAGCCCCGACACCAGAATCCTTGGTTTAGAATCCCTATTGTTTCCTTTGAAAAGTGCAATGAAAAACAAAACCAACTGAACGGCAATGCTTTCTCATTCCCAATTTAGTAAGAAAAAGTTTACGCAATGTTGGAAAATCATGAATTTTGGAACATTTTCGATGATCAGACCTTCAATCGCACCTTAAAGATGGTGTCTTCATCCTCTAAATGTTGAAAACCAAGATATAAATCCCGCTGTTCCACTGCATAGGGATAAAATGAAATGGGTTCAATGCAGACCATGTTCCTGACTTCGGTCCAGCACATAAATTGTCCAAACCCTTCAGTTTCAATCGCAATTTCTTTCTCGTCTTTTAAGGTAATGGAAGTACAGTTTTCCACTTGTAAAGCCCTGCTCCCCACTTCCAAAATGGCATCCAAAGAAATTTCCTGCCGATTGGCAATTAGGGTTGGGCTGTCTGAGTGAAGCTTAAAGGCCGGGTGGTATCCCAACATAAAGGGCATATCCCTTTCCCCGGAAATGGTAAACCTAATTTCCAAGGTTTGGTCCTGCAAGGAAAATGATTTTTCAAAACCAAAACTATAGGGCCACATGAGCCATTGTTTAGGTGACTTTTCGGGAAATTTTGAATTCTTTATAGGGGTTCCCGCTTTATAGTGCTTTGCAAAAACGGCCAAATCTTCCGTCCGGGAACGCAGTTCATATTCCAACTCCCGAAGCAGTCCGTGCTGATCTTGAATGGCATTGCCCCTCGGCACCTGAACATTGAAACCTGCCTCATTTACCGGACCAATTATGGGAAACATTTCCGTATCGGAACTTCTCCAGCCCGGACTCCCCTTTTGATGGATAAACTCATGCCCATCGACCACAAAACTTACCAACTCTCCAGCGTCTATGCCTACGGTAGCTTGTTCATTTTTAAGTTCAATCATGATTTGGTATTGATCAATCGGTAAATTAGAATTGCGGTACGTTTGGTCAAGGCTTCAATGGTATTTAGATTGACAGTTTCCTCAGGAGTATGGGCATTTGAACCCATAGTCCCCAATCCATCCAGACAATCCACATACTGCGCCACAAAGGACACATCTGCGGCACCTCTTTTCCCAGGATCATAGGCCAATACTTCGCCTCGTTTTAAATCGAGACTCACTTGGTTCAGGGTCTCCAACAATTGCATATTCCCTTCGGTAGGCTGCATGGCCGGATAACTATCGGTAAAGCTTATGGTGGCTGAAGTTTTGGGCAGGTTTTGGTCAACAATTTCGCGCATTTTTGCCCGGGCTCTCTCCTTTTGCTCTTCGGAAATAAATCGGAGTCCTCCACGAACCATTGCTTTTTGGGCAACCACGTTGGTTTTTCCAAATACGTCGCCTTTGCTCGTTGATACATCAAAATTCACAAAAGTACCTCCCAAAAGTGTTCCTGGATTGAAAGTCAAAAGGTCTTCACCCTTCACATCGGTATAAAATTCATGAAGGATACGGGAGATTTCAAAAATGGCACCAGCTCCAGTGTTTTCACTAAAAATTCCAGAAGAATGGGCACGTTTTCCCTCAACTTCCACTTCCCAACCAGAAGCTCCTCTTCGGGCTACTGTAGCATAATTAAATCCCGTGGAAGTTTCAAAACCGAGAGCAATATCACTTCGCTTTGCGGCATCAATCAAATCCTTACGGCTAATGGACAAGGGTTTTCCAGTACTCTCTTCATCCCCAGTATATGCAGCAATAATCTGGGCATCTTTCAACAATCCATTCTCTTGCAGAGCCTTTAAGGCATATAACATAATGACATCACCTCCTTTCATATCATTGCCGCCAGGAGCATGTGCAATACTATCATTGACCATTTCAAAGGTTTGGAAAGGACTATCTTCCTCAAAAACCGTATCCAAATGCCCAATGAGCAATAGTTTTTTCCCTTTATTTCCTGAAGTTTCAGCAAAAAGATGGCCTGCCCGGCCCATCTCGCTGGGCATTTCTATCCATTTGGTTTCGAAACCAATATTATCAAAGGCATCCTTAAATACCATCCCAACTTCCTTGACCCCTTTGGCATTTAAAGTGCCACTATTGATGTTGACCACTTTTTTTAAAAAATCGATGGCTTCAGCATTGCTACTTTCTATGGAAGCGACAATCTTTTTCTCGGTTCTGGAAAGTTTCTGGGCAGTGATGGAAAGGGCCAGCAAAAACGTTAGGGTGGTAAAAAGGTACTTGACGGGCATAGTGTTCTGTTTTGACCCGAATTTATCAATTTTTAATCGATAAATCCCTTCTCCCGCATCCAATCGTCGTTGAATATTTTGGCTACATACCGACTTCCATGATCATGAAAGAGCACGACCACCACATCATCTTTCGTAAAATGTTCCTTTAATTGTAGTACTCCTTTGATGGCCGCCCCTGCGGAATTTCCCAAAAACATGCCTTCTTCTCGGGCCAAACGGCGGGTATAGATAGCGGCATCTTTATCAGTGACTTTGGTAAAGCCATCAATGATATCAAAATCCACATTTTTGGGCAAGATGTCCTCCCCAATACCTTCAGTGATGTAAGGGTATATCTCATTTTCATCGAAAATTCCGGTCTCATGGTATTTTTTGAAAACAGAACCGAAGGTATCAACCCCCCAAACCTTAATATTAGGGTTTTTCTCTTTGAGATATTTGCCAACGCCCGATATGGTTCCACCGGTACCTACACCTACTACAAAATGGGTTATTTTTCCATCGGTCTGATTCCAAATCTCGGGGCCGGTACTCAAATAATGGGCTTTGGTATTCCCAGGGTTATCATATTGGTTCACATACCACGAATTGGGAATTTCGGTGGACAAACGTTTTGCAGTTGAATAATAGCTACGCGGGTCGTCAGGAGCCACATCGGTAGGACATACATGAACCTCACTTCCCATGGCTTTTAGAATATCCATTTTTTCCTTGGACTGTTTATCACTGATCACACAAATCATTTTGTACCCTTTGACCACTGCGGCCAAGGCCAACCCCATTCCCGTATTGCCCGAGGTTCCTTCAATAATGGTTCCACCCGGTTTTAGAATCCCGGCTGCTTCGGCATCCTCCACCATTTGCAGGGCCATACGGTCCTTCACCGAATTTCCCGGATTGAAAGTCTCATACTTGGCCAAGACCAAACAAGGTAAATCCGCCGTTAACTTGTTCATTTTCACCAAAGGGGTATTCCCTATGGTACCCAATATGTTTTCTGCGTATTCCATTGCTATAAAGATACCTTTTATGGATGTTAAATTGAATCCAAGAGAGGTTAAACTCTTTGCTTAGTTCTATTGATTTTAAAATCCTTACTCGAACTTTATGGCTTTCACGGGGGTTATCTTGGTAATGATGTACGAAGGAATCAAGAGCATCAGCAGACAAAGCAACATTACGCCCAAATTTAGGATAACCACAGTAGGAATATCTAAATAGACGGGTATGTAATCAATATAGTACTCCTCTGGATTGGGAAACTTGAACATTCGGTACTTGTCTTGAATAAAAAGGAGCCCCAATCCCAAGGCATTCCCCCATAGTAAACCAATGGCAATCAAGTAGGCGGCATTGTACAAAAACACCTTTCGAATGCTCCAATTGGCCGACCCCAGTGCTTTTAGAATCCCAATCATTTGGGTACGTTCCAAAATCAATACTAAAAGGGCCGTAATCATGTTGATGCCCCCCACAATGATCATAATTCCAATGATGAGAGCGATATTGAAATCGAACAGTCCTATCCATTCAAAAATGCGGTAGTATTTGGTCTTGATGTTCTGGGTATCCAAACTGGAGACTGTTTTTCCATAAATCTCATCACTTTTTTCCTCCAATTGGTCAAAATCATCCAAAAAAACTTCAAAGCTGCCCACTTGATCTTCTTCCCATTGGTTCATGCGTTGTATATGTCGAATATCCACAAAGACATAGGTGGCATCAAACTCCTCAAAACCGCTATCATAGATGCCTACAATGTCAAATCTTCGGGTGTTCGGGGGTCTGGATGCATCCCCATCCTTCAGAAAAAAAGAAAAAAAAGTGTCTCCAACGCCCAATTGCAGTCTATTGGCCATCATTTGGGACAGCAATACTTCTTCATTGAGCTTTCCTGAATAATCGGGCAACCTACCTTCAACAATATATTCCGCAAACGCCGACCAGTCATAATCCTTGCCCACACCCTTGGCCAAAATTCCTTCAAAAGTATCCTCTGTACGGATGATTCCACCTTTGGTGGCCACAGCCTGAACATGCTTTACCCCATCCACATTGGTAAACTCCGGATAAAAATCTTGGTTTAGGTCAATGGGAGATATGGAAACATCGGAAGTATTATTATCGTAATTGGAAATTTGAATATGACCGTTGAACGCTGCAACTTTTTCTCGGATTTTGCGCTTAAGGCCAACACCTGTGGCAATGGCAATGAGCATCATGACCACACCAATGGCGATTGCGGCTATGGCAATTTTTATTATAGGGGCGGAAACACTAATTTTATGCTCCTTCCCTGTAATCAGGCGTTTGGCAATAAACAGTTCTAAATTCAACGGATGCCCATTTTATCTCTTTTCAAAAGTACATTTTTATTGTTGGTTTTAGTGTTTTCTTCCTGCAAGGGACAGCAAAAAGAACCAAAATCCTTGTCTAGTGAACCCTCAAAAGATACCGTTTTAGAAATCGTAGTAGCTGCCAATCGAACCGAAAACTACCTTCCCCTTTTGAAAGGCAAAAAAATTGGAATCGTGGCCAATCCAACGAGTGCGATTTTTAATGACCAAGGGTATACACACTTGGTTGATTCTTTGGTATCGCTTAATGTTGATGTGAAAAAAGTCTTTGCTCCAGAACATGGATTCCGCGGTCAGGCCGATGCCGGGGAACATGTAAAGGATGGTGTGGATGCCCAAACGGGAATTCCCATTATTTCATTGTACGGAAAAAACCGAAAACCCTCCCAAGAGCTTTTGGATGGACTCGATGTGGTTGTTTTTGACATCCAAGATGTGGGGGTTCGGTTTTACACCTTCATTGCCACCCTACAATTGGTGATGGAGGCCTGTGCGGAGCACAACACACCCATTATCGTATTGGACCGACCTAATCCCAACGGGCATTATGTGGATGGTCCAACGATGGAAAAGGAAAACACCAGTTTTTTGGGGATGACCCCTATTCCTTTGGTTTATGGAATGACCATTGGGGAATATGCCCAACTACTTAATGGTGAAGGTTGGCTGGAAAATGGAGTAAAAGCAGATTTGACCGTAGTCCAATTGGAAAACTACACCCATGAGTCTGAATATCATCTCCCCATTCGCCCCTCGCCCAACTTACCGAATGATGTCTCCATTACACTTTACCCCAGTTTGGGCTTATTTGAAGGTACCAATGTAAACGCAGGCCGAGGAACCGAATACCAATTTCAACGATATGGAGCCTCCTTTATGGATAGTACCAAATATGATTTCAGTTATATTCCTGAGCCCAATTTTGGCTCGAAAAATCCTAAAGAGGAAGGAAAAACTTGTTTTGGAAAAGACTTATCAAATTCTCCTCGGATGGATGAGGTTTCCCTAAAGTGGGTGATCGATGCCTACCAAAACACCTTGGACAAATCCAAATTTTTCCTCACCAGTGGCTTTACCAAACATGCGGGCACAGCACTTTTACAGCAACAAATTGAATCCGGACTTTCCGAAGCGGAGATAAAAGCGACTTGGCAGAAGGACTTGGAGGCCTTTAAAACAATCAGAGTAAAATATTTAATCTATAATTAACCTGTATCCCGACACGAATTTTACGAATGGCTCGAATGTTCTTTTTTGTCATTCTGAGCAGAGCGAAGAATCTTTGGTTTTGCTTTTGAACTTGAAGCTTGTGCTTGGTCTAGAAAAAGTGATTTTTCAATAGACGACGGGTACATCTCATTTTGAAATGACCCTTTAGCCTTCAGTCGTTGGTCTTCTGTACTTATGAAAGGGCTGCTTTAGCAAACCTTTGATGCTACTGTTCTCCTTTTCATCGGGGAAGGTATCCACACCATACACAATTTTGTCCACATCCAAAGTCATATACGTTCCGAACAATCTGTCCCAAATGGCAAAAATATTCCCGTAGTTGGAATCGGTATAGGGTAATTTAAAATGGTGATGCACTTTGTGCATATCCGGACTTACAATAAACCAGCTAATGGCGTTGTCCACTTTTTTAGGAAGTCGAATATTGGCATGGTTGAACTGCGAAAGCACCACCGATAAACTCTGGTACAGCATGATGATTCCAATGGGTGCACCTACGATAAAAACCCCAATCAAGGTGAAGGAATAGCGAATCAGACTTTCCAACGGATGGTGCCTATTGGCCGTAGTGGTATCCACATTATGATCGGAATGGTGCACCAAATGCACCATCCACAATGGCTTTATCTTATGTTCCACCCAATGTGCAGTATAGGCCCCAATCAAATCCAAAAACATAACCCCGAGCAGTACATAAAGCCACAAAGGCATTTCGGGCAACCAGTTGATGA
Encoded here:
- a CDS encoding M20/M25/M40 family metallo-hydrolase encodes the protein MPVKYLFTTLTFLLALSITAQKLSRTEKKIVASIESSNAEAIDFLKKVVNINSGTLNAKGVKEVGMVFKDAFDNIGFETKWIEMPSEMGRAGHLFAETSGNKGKKLLLIGHLDTVFEEDSPFQTFEMVNDSIAHAPGGNDMKGGDVIMLYALKALQENGLLKDAQIIAAYTGDEESTGKPLSISRKDLIDAAKRSDIALGFETSTGFNYATVARRGASGWEVEVEGKRAHSSGIFSENTGAGAIFEISRILHEFYTDVKGEDLLTFNPGTLLGGTFVNFDVSTSKGDVFGKTNVVAQKAMVRGGLRFISEEQKERARAKMREIVDQNLPKTSATISFTDSYPAMQPTEGNMQLLETLNQVSLDLKRGEVLAYDPGKRGAADVSFVAQYVDCLDGLGTMGSNAHTPEETVNLNTIEALTKRTAILIYRLINTKS
- a CDS encoding PLP-dependent cysteine synthase family protein — encoded protein: MEYAENILGTIGNTPLVKMNKLTADLPCLVLAKYETFNPGNSVKDRMALQMVEDAEAAGILKPGGTIIEGTSGNTGMGLALAAVVKGYKMICVISDKQSKEKMDILKAMGSEVHVCPTDVAPDDPRSYYSTAKRLSTEIPNSWYVNQYDNPGNTKAHYLSTGPEIWNQTDGKITHFVVGVGTGGTISGVGKYLKEKNPNIKVWGVDTFGSVFKKYHETGIFDENEIYPYITEGIGEDILPKNVDFDIIDGFTKVTDKDAAIYTRRLAREEGMFLGNSAGAAIKGVLQLKEHFTKDDVVVVLFHDHGSRYVAKIFNDDWMREKGFID
- a CDS encoding ABC transporter permease encodes the protein MNLELFIAKRLITGKEHKISVSAPIIKIAIAAIAIGVVMMLIAIATGVGLKRKIREKVAAFNGHIQISNYDNNTSDVSISPIDLNQDFYPEFTNVDGVKHVQAVATKGGIIRTEDTFEGILAKGVGKDYDWSAFAEYIVEGRLPDYSGKLNEEVLLSQMMANRLQLGVGDTFFSFFLKDGDASRPPNTRRFDIVGIYDSGFEEFDATYVFVDIRHIQRMNQWEEDQVGSFEVFLDDFDQLEEKSDEIYGKTVSSLDTQNIKTKYYRIFEWIGLFDFNIALIIGIMIIVGGINMITALLVLILERTQMIGILKALGSANWSIRKVFLYNAAYLIAIGLLWGNALGLGLLFIQDKYRMFKFPNPEEYYIDYIPVYLDIPTVVILNLGVMLLCLLMLLIPSYIITKITPVKAIKFE
- a CDS encoding exo-beta-N-acetylmuramidase NamZ domain-containing protein yields the protein MPILSLFKSTFLLLVLVFSSCKGQQKEPKSLSSEPSKDTVLEIVVAANRTENYLPLLKGKKIGIVANPTSAIFNDQGYTHLVDSLVSLNVDVKKVFAPEHGFRGQADAGEHVKDGVDAQTGIPIISLYGKNRKPSQELLDGLDVVVFDIQDVGVRFYTFIATLQLVMEACAEHNTPIIVLDRPNPNGHYVDGPTMEKENTSFLGMTPIPLVYGMTIGEYAQLLNGEGWLENGVKADLTVVQLENYTHESEYHLPIRPSPNLPNDVSITLYPSLGLFEGTNVNAGRGTEYQFQRYGASFMDSTKYDFSYIPEPNFGSKNPKEEGKTCFGKDLSNSPRMDEVSLKWVIDAYQNTLDKSKFFLTSGFTKHAGTALLQQQIESGLSEAEIKATWQKDLEAFKTIRVKYLIYN
- a CDS encoding sterol desaturase family protein gives rise to the protein MEQVIAYFETIPSWHRSLILVGGITFFWILEGIMPLFSVPYKKWRHSVPNFFFTLTTIIINFPLAFLLLKTSDWAMENQFGIINWLPEMPLWLYVLLGVMFLDLIGAYTAHWVEHKIKPLWMVHLVHHSDHNVDTTTANRHHPLESLIRYSFTLIGVFIVGAPIGIIMLYQSLSVVLSQFNHANIRLPKKVDNAISWFIVSPDMHKVHHHFKLPYTDSNYGNIFAIWDRLFGTYMTLDVDKIVYGVDTFPDEKENSSIKGLLKQPFHKYRRPTTEG